The DNA window GGGTTCTGTTCGCCTCCAAGGCCATCCTGCAGCTCCTGGTCAACCCGCTCAGCGGCACCTTCATCGACCGCGTGGGCTACGACATCCCGCTCTTGATCGGCCTGACGGTCATGTTCCTGTCCACGTGCATCTTCGCCTTCGGGGAGAACTACGCCACGCTGTTCGCCGCGCGCAGCCTGCAGGGGCTGGGCTCGGCCTTCGCGGACACCTCCGGCATCGCGATGATCGCCGACAAGTACACGGAGGAGGCGGAGCGCAGCCGGGCGCTGGGCATCGCGCTGGCCTTCATCTCCTTCGGGAGCCTGGTGGCGCCTCCTTTCGGCGGCGTGCTGTACGAGTTCGTGGGCAAGCGGGTGCCCTTCCTGGTGCTGGCCCTCATCTGCCTGCTGGACGGCGTCTTCTTCCTGGCCCTCATCCGGCCCTTCTCCAACAGGACTCGAGAGAACATGCCGGTGGGCACCCCCATCTACCGGCTCATGATCGACCCCTACATCGCGGTGGTGGCGGGCGCGCTGACGGTGTGCAACATCCCGCTGGCCTTCCTGGAGCCCACCATCTCCAACTGGATGGAGACCACCATGCACTCCACGCAGTGGCAGATGGGCCTCACCTGGCTGCCGGCCTTCTTCCCGCACGTCCTCGGCGTCTACATCACCGTCAAGCTGGCCGCGCGTCACCCCAACCTGCAGTGGTTCTACGGCGCCCTGGGCATGGTCATCATCGGGGCCAGCTCCTGCACGGTGCCGGCCTGCAAGACCTTCGAGGAGCTCATCGCCCCGCTCTGCGGCATCTGCTTCGGCATCGCGCTGGTGGACACGGCGCTGCTGCCCACGCTGGCCTTCCTGGTGGACGTGCGCCACGTCTCCGTCTACGGCAGCGTGTACGCCATCGCGGACATCTCCTACTCGGTGGCGTACGCCATGGGCCCCGTGGTGGCCGGCCAGATCGTGCACAATTCGGGCTTCGTGCAGCTCAACCTGGGCATGGGGCTGGTCAACGTGCTCTACGCGCccgcgctgctgctgctgcgcaACGTCTGCCAGATGCGGCCGTCCCACTCGGAGCGGGACACGCTGTTGGAGGAGGCTCCGCAGGGGCTCTACGACGCCATCCGCCTGGAGGAGCGGCGCgccgagaagaagaagaagaagacgacggGATACCGCGCGGCGGGGAACTGCCTGCCCGTGGACGAGAACGGCTTCGACGCGTACAGGGCGCAGCAGCAGCGGTCGCCCTCCGAGGAGTCGTCCGGCCCGGAGTTCACCTGAGGCGGGCGCGCCTCGCCGAAAGACGCCGGGCCTCATCATCCCgactaatgcagtgtttttcaaccgattttttttgtcattgaaaaaCAATCCAGaaccataaaaaataaaaaaataaactaagtaacccgggggtgtccaaagtgcggcccgccacacattctgcaaaaattgcaaaattgatagtattgcaaatatatatatatatatatgttttttttttttaaagcaaagtgaagtgaatgatatttatatagcgcttttctctagtgcagggacgtcaaactcaaatagagagtgggccaaaacgtaaaactgaacaaagccgcgggcccaggttgaacaacttaaccttttaatagggacccaaacaagttttgcattgaatattaaacaagtgaagtgaattatattttatatagcgcttttctctagtgactcaaagcgccttacatagcgacacccaatatctaagttacatttaaagcagtgtgggtggcactgggagcaggtgggtaaagtgtcttgcccaaggacacaacggcagtgactaggatggcacaagcgggaatcgaacctgcaaccctcaagttgctggcacggccactctaccaaccgagctacataAGCAAGGCATATGTAGCTTTACATACAAAATCgagtatcaaataaaatgtaaataaaaattggggaagcggggtttggtggtagcgggggtgtatattgtggcgtccaggaagttagtgctgcaaggggttctgggtatttcttctgttgagtttatgttgtgctacagtgcggatgttctcccgaaatgtgtttgtcattcttgtttggtgtggcgcatatttgtaaaagtgttaaagttgtttatacggccaccctcagtgtgacccttatggctgttgatcaagtatgccttgcattcacttgtgtgtgttaaagcagcatatataTGGGACCGGACCGGcacgaaaaagcggacgtgacgacaggctgtagaggacgctaaaaggcacgcccccgatattgttgtccgggtggaaattgggagaaattcggaagaatggttgccccggaagatttttgggaggggcactgaactttgggagtctcccgggaaaatcgtgagggttggcaagtatgagtatcagcggtgaatgcagctctaatcttaatgtgatattacctcaagggccaaatgaaactacacggcgggccagagtttgacacccatgctctagtgaCTCTTggcgctttacatagggaaacccaatatctaagttccatttttaaaccagtgtgggtggcactgggggaaaggtgtcttgcccaaggacacaacagcagtgactaggatggcagaagcggggattgaacctgcaaccctcgagctatactgccccaaaaGTGGaaagaggtgaaatctaatgagaaaaagttgacgcgttttttttttgtgctccttttgtgtttattttcttttt is part of the Nerophis ophidion isolate RoL-2023_Sa linkage group LG08, RoL_Noph_v1.0, whole genome shotgun sequence genome and encodes:
- the LOC133558298 gene encoding probable vesicular acetylcholine transporter-B, whose translation is MNPEGGPSGLALKLSEMGARTKQLSTAMRDPHQQRRIILVIVCVALLLDNMLYMVIVPIIPDYLADLESEQAEHVHLVLHPNGTGNGTGQQDAARIRNNLDIQIGVLFASKAILQLLVNPLSGTFIDRVGYDIPLLIGLTVMFLSTCIFAFGENYATLFAARSLQGLGSAFADTSGIAMIADKYTEEAERSRALGIALAFISFGSLVAPPFGGVLYEFVGKRVPFLVLALICLLDGVFFLALIRPFSNRTRENMPVGTPIYRLMIDPYIAVVAGALTVCNIPLAFLEPTISNWMETTMHSTQWQMGLTWLPAFFPHVLGVYITVKLAARHPNLQWFYGALGMVIIGASSCTVPACKTFEELIAPLCGICFGIALVDTALLPTLAFLVDVRHVSVYGSVYAIADISYSVAYAMGPVVAGQIVHNSGFVQLNLGMGLVNVLYAPALLLLRNVCQMRPSHSERDTLLEEAPQGLYDAIRLEERRAEKKKKKTTGYRAAGNCLPVDENGFDAYRAQQQRSPSEESSGPEFT